A single window of Trichocoleus sp. DNA harbors:
- the fmt gene encoding methionyl-tRNA formyltransferase yields the protein MKVIFFGTPQFAVPSLERLIRHEAIEVLAAVTQPDKRRGRGNELSPSPVKALAVEHHIPVWQPRRIKKEAEVLEKLRTATADAFVVVAYGKILSQEILDMPRLGCINAHGSLLPKYRGAAPIQWSLYHGEPETGITTMLMDAGMDTGAMLLKSITPIALTDNALDLAKSLSFDAATLLVDTLFGLEQGIIQPVPQNEAEANYAPLIKKEDYSLDWSKSALELHNQIRGFYPNCVTSFRETSLKVIATLPLAPEVSLPNSLAELQQAWEKADRLQNAQPGTIVALLKGWGAIVQTGTGYLLLKEVQVAGKKAQAGWDFVNGMRLQVGEGIGNR from the coding sequence ATGAAAGTGATTTTCTTTGGAACTCCCCAATTTGCTGTCCCTAGCCTGGAGCGGCTGATCCGTCATGAGGCGATCGAGGTTTTGGCAGCAGTGACTCAACCTGATAAGCGACGCGGACGCGGCAATGAGCTTTCTCCTTCACCAGTCAAAGCGTTGGCAGTTGAGCATCACATTCCTGTCTGGCAGCCCCGACGGATCAAGAAAGAAGCAGAGGTTTTAGAAAAACTGCGAACTGCGACGGCTGATGCCTTTGTCGTTGTTGCTTATGGGAAAATTTTGTCTCAAGAAATTTTGGATATGCCGCGTCTGGGCTGCATTAACGCGCATGGTTCGCTGCTGCCCAAATATCGAGGAGCCGCCCCCATTCAGTGGAGTCTTTATCACGGTGAACCGGAAACTGGCATTACAACAATGCTGATGGATGCTGGAATGGACACTGGGGCAATGTTGCTCAAATCAATCACGCCGATCGCCCTCACAGATAATGCTCTTGATCTAGCAAAAAGCCTCTCTTTTGATGCCGCAACCCTCCTGGTTGATACGCTGTTTGGGCTGGAGCAAGGCATCATCCAGCCTGTTCCACAAAATGAGGCTGAAGCCAACTACGCCCCGTTGATCAAGAAAGAAGACTATTCTCTCGATTGGTCAAAATCTGCCCTGGAACTGCACAATCAAATTCGCGGCTTCTATCCCAACTGTGTCACGTCATTTCGAGAAACATCGCTCAAGGTCATTGCAACCCTGCCCCTTGCCCCGGAAGTCAGCTTGCCCAATTCCTTAGCAGAACTGCAACAAGCCTGGGAAAAAGCCGATCGCCTACAAAATGCCCAACCTGGAACGATCGTTGCTTTGCTGAAAGGATGGGGGGCGATCGTTCAAACTGGAACTGGATATTTATTGCTAAAAGAAGTGCAGGTTGCAGGTAAGAAAGCGCAGGCAGGATGGGATTTTGTGAACGGGATGCGATTGCAAGTGGGAGAGGGGATAGGCAACAGGTAA
- a CDS encoding DUF6464 family protein: protein MEPDSLPTEVILSHPKRSLGNIHLGWNPQPGAYLDLEGKTYAVLERSHRYQFRSGKYRLQKIALYVQSAQRPAERTEMNGYWVVGDASCEFNARSELVRCAVNPTGPCAGCKYYESTKE, encoded by the coding sequence ATGGAGCCAGATTCATTACCCACAGAGGTGATTTTGAGTCACCCCAAACGATCGCTTGGTAACATCCACCTCGGTTGGAATCCGCAGCCTGGGGCATATCTAGACTTGGAAGGTAAAACTTACGCCGTTTTAGAGCGCAGCCATCGCTATCAGTTCAGGTCTGGCAAATATCGCCTGCAAAAAATCGCGCTCTATGTACAATCTGCCCAACGTCCTGCAGAACGGACCGAAATGAATGGATATTGGGTGGTTGGCGATGCTTCTTGCGAATTTAATGCCCGATCGGAATTGGTTCGCTGTGCTGTCAATCCGACTGGTCCCTGTGCAGGATGTAAATATTACGAAAGTACGAAAGAATGA
- a CDS encoding DUF427 domain-containing protein, with protein MQIPPSQGGYVTIDRIIPESGQESVWDYPRPPRLEDSSKHVQILFNDVVIADTHQAKRVLETSHPPVYYIPPADIKMEYLTPVGRSTFCEWKGQAGYYTIAVGDRVAEAAAWFYANPTPSFASLKDYIAVYPSRMQACYVDGELVAAQPGDFYGGWITKDIVGPFKGGLGSWGW; from the coding sequence GTGCAAATACCACCTTCTCAAGGAGGCTACGTGACGATCGATCGCATTATTCCAGAGTCGGGACAAGAATCCGTTTGGGATTATCCCCGTCCCCCTCGGCTTGAAGACTCATCCAAGCACGTTCAAATCCTGTTCAATGACGTGGTGATTGCTGACACGCATCAGGCAAAGCGAGTCCTCGAAACCAGCCATCCCCCGGTCTACTACATTCCGCCTGCTGATATTAAAATGGAGTATTTGACTCCTGTCGGGCGATCGACTTTCTGCGAGTGGAAAGGGCAGGCGGGCTATTACACCATTGCAGTGGGCGATCGAGTAGCTGAAGCGGCTGCCTGGTTCTATGCCAATCCCACGCCCAGTTTTGCTTCTCTCAAAGACTACATTGCGGTTTACCCCAGCCGAATGCAAGCCTGCTACGTCGATGGTGAATTAGTGGCAGCTCAGCCAGGAGACTTTTATGGCGGCTGGATTACCAAGGATATTGTCGGTCCCTTTAAAGGTGGTCTGGGCAGTTGGGGATGGTAG
- a CDS encoding response regulator, translating into MASHKILVIDDSRVIRNMVRDMLPKGNFQVLEAKDGVEGLNCIRQERPNLIMLDFLLPRMSGWEVFQQIQAHAELQTIPLVLMSGRREEVTEKITEPFEFFEFIEKPFEQKELIEAIKAAMAKARLPRPRAATATAQPATTGNAASADVDALNQKVEKMQAEIDMLKKQMAQLLTFIKQKLK; encoded by the coding sequence GTGGCAAGTCATAAGATTCTGGTTATTGATGACAGCAGAGTAATCCGAAACATGGTGAGGGATATGCTCCCCAAGGGCAATTTCCAGGTTTTGGAAGCCAAGGACGGCGTTGAAGGTCTCAACTGCATTCGTCAGGAACGCCCCAACCTGATCATGCTTGACTTTCTGCTGCCTCGAATGAGTGGCTGGGAAGTCTTTCAGCAAATCCAGGCTCATGCTGAGCTACAAACGATTCCGCTAGTATTAATGTCGGGTCGGCGGGAAGAAGTGACCGAAAAAATCACTGAACCCTTTGAATTCTTTGAGTTCATCGAAAAGCCATTCGAGCAAAAAGAATTGATTGAAGCCATTAAAGCAGCAATGGCAAAAGCTAGATTGCCTCGTCCTAGAGCCGCCACTGCAACGGCTCAACCAGCGACAACGGGGAATGCTGCCTCAGCAGATGTTGATGCTCTGAATCAAAAAGTTGAGAAGATGCAGGCAGAAATTGACATGCTGAAGAAGCAAATGGCACAGCTATTGACGTTTATTAAGCAGAAGTTGAAATAG
- the lipA gene encoding lipoyl synthase → MPLEPIQTKAEPSGIDPQGKRESPLASLPEWLRRSIGKASEISTVQQIIKQRQIHTICEEGRCPNRGECYAQKTATFLLMGQTCTRACAFCQVDKGQAPMPLDPEEPQKVAEAVSLLGLQYVVLTSVARDDLADGGAAWFVQTMTAIREMNPGTEIEVLTPDLWSGLGGEASQKKRVETIASAKPACYNHNIETVKRLQNPVRRGAKYDRSLRVLQLVKEFDPSIPTKSGLMLGHGETEAEIIEAMQDLRAVECDRLTLGQYMRPSLEHLPVQKYWTPEEFDRLGEIAREMGFAHVRSGPLVRSSYHAGEQV, encoded by the coding sequence ATGCCCCTGGAGCCTATTCAAACGAAAGCAGAACCGTCTGGAATTGATCCGCAAGGCAAGCGTGAATCTCCTTTGGCAAGCTTACCGGAGTGGCTACGACGATCGATCGGCAAAGCCAGCGAGATCTCGACCGTACAGCAAATTATCAAGCAGCGGCAGATCCACACCATCTGCGAAGAGGGACGCTGCCCAAATCGGGGAGAATGCTATGCCCAGAAGACAGCCACTTTCCTGTTGATGGGTCAAACCTGCACTCGTGCCTGTGCTTTTTGTCAGGTGGACAAGGGTCAGGCACCCATGCCGCTTGATCCAGAAGAGCCGCAAAAAGTCGCAGAAGCAGTGAGCTTATTGGGCTTGCAATATGTTGTGCTGACTTCAGTCGCGCGAGATGATTTGGCGGATGGTGGGGCAGCCTGGTTTGTGCAAACGATGACGGCGATTCGAGAGATGAATCCGGGAACAGAAATTGAGGTGCTTACTCCCGATCTGTGGAGTGGGCTGGGGGGTGAAGCAAGCCAGAAAAAGCGGGTTGAAACGATCGCTTCTGCTAAGCCTGCTTGCTATAACCACAACATTGAGACGGTGAAACGGCTGCAAAATCCTGTGCGGCGGGGCGCGAAGTATGATCGATCGCTTCGGGTACTCCAGCTTGTGAAGGAATTTGACCCCTCCATTCCTACGAAATCGGGCTTGATGCTAGGGCATGGAGAGACCGAAGCAGAAATCATTGAAGCGATGCAGGATTTGCGGGCGGTGGAGTGCGATCGGCTAACGCTGGGTCAGTATATGCGCCCTTCACTAGAACATTTGCCCGTCCAAAAATATTGGACACCTGAAGAGTTCGATCGGCTAGGCGAAATCGCGCGTGAGATGGGGTTTGCTCATGTGCGATCGGGTCCATTAGTCCGAAGTTCTTATCATGCAGGGGAACAAGTGTAA
- the psaX gene encoding photosystem I protein PsaX yields the protein MTKSGTIKTGNRPYPFRTFWALLLLAGNFVVAAFYFGILK from the coding sequence ATGACCAAATCTGGAACGATTAAAACTGGCAACCGTCCCTACCCTTTCCGGACATTCTGGGCACTGCTACTCCTGGCAGGTAACTTTGTTGTTGCCGCTTTCTACTTTGGAATCCTTAAATAA
- a CDS encoding branched-chain amino acid ABC transporter permease has translation MDQQLIQLLVNGISVGSIIALAAVGLTLTYGILRLANFAHGDIMTLGAYLTLVFNLSGINIWLSILLGAALTIAAALLTEKLIWAPMRERRATSTTLIIISIGVALFIRNGIILIWGGANQKYNLPVVPALDLFGIRIAQNRALVVVLAILVILALHYILQNTKVGKAMRAVADNVDLARVSGINVEQVVIWTWVIAAGLTAIGGGMYGLVTAVRPNMGWFLILPMFASVILGGIGNPYGAIAGAFVIGIAQELGTYWIPAEYKLGIALFIMILVLLVRPQGIFRGTM, from the coding sequence ATGGATCAACAGCTGATTCAGCTTCTTGTCAATGGGATTTCGGTCGGGAGTATTATCGCGCTCGCGGCTGTTGGGTTGACGCTGACTTATGGCATTCTGCGCCTGGCAAATTTTGCTCATGGCGACATCATGACCCTGGGGGCATACCTGACGCTGGTGTTTAATTTGAGCGGGATAAACATTTGGCTATCGATTCTGCTTGGAGCCGCCTTAACGATCGCCGCTGCCCTGCTGACCGAAAAACTGATCTGGGCACCCATGCGCGAACGCCGAGCCACCTCCACAACGCTGATCATTATCTCGATCGGGGTTGCCCTGTTTATTCGCAACGGCATTATCTTAATTTGGGGCGGCGCTAACCAAAAATATAATTTGCCTGTTGTACCAGCCCTGGATCTGTTTGGCATCCGCATTGCTCAAAATCGAGCGCTCGTCGTGGTACTGGCAATTCTAGTTATTCTGGCACTGCACTATATTCTGCAAAATACCAAAGTTGGCAAAGCGATGAGAGCCGTCGCAGATAATGTAGATTTAGCGCGAGTCTCTGGCATCAACGTCGAGCAGGTCGTGATCTGGACATGGGTGATTGCGGCAGGGCTGACGGCGATCGGCGGTGGGATGTATGGTTTGGTCACAGCCGTTCGTCCGAATATGGGCTGGTTTTTGATTTTGCCCATGTTTGCTTCAGTCATTTTGGGCGGCATTGGCAACCCGTATGGGGCAATTGCTGGAGCCTTCGTGATTGGAATTGCTCAAGAATTAGGAACCTATTGGATTCCCGCAGAATATAAGCTCGGCATTGCCCTTTTCATTATGATTCTGGTGCTGTTAGTCAGACCCCAGGGCATTTTCCGCGGCACTATGTAG